From the Erythrolamprus reginae isolate rEryReg1 chromosome Z, rEryReg1.hap1, whole genome shotgun sequence genome, one window contains:
- the LOC139154828 gene encoding histone H1-like, which translates to MELNESHEVIILDDDSSDLPDDEDESSRMEDVEEATESDNVTGPSGASAPQDLLLGGSNSSNSAGGRSKKSKAVDPSISMLICTALANSQKKFGLTLKALKNVVENMGYDTARKKSYFLKSVRSMLAKGQLIQLKANRYTRSFKINPDYVKSLPVIKKNNPKSKRLRNKKRAAKSKAWKNAKK; encoded by the coding sequence ATGGAGTTGAACGAATCTCATGAGGTTATCATCCTGGATGACGACTCTAGCGATCTACCTGATGATGAGGATGAATCTTCACGAATGGAAGATGTAGAGGAAGCTACAGAATCCGATAACGTTACAGGTCCTTCTGGGGCCTCTGCTCCACAAGATCTGCTGCTTGGTGGCAGCAATTCTTCCAATAGTGCTGGAGGAAGGTCAAAGAAATCGAAAGCTGTTGACCCTAGCATTTCCATGTTGATCTGCACTGCTTTGGCCAATTCCCAGAAAAAATTTGGTCTTACCCTGAAAGCTCTTAAGAATGTGGTGGAGAACATGGGCTACGACACGGCCAGAAAGAAATCGTACTTTCTTAAATCAGTCAGAAGCATGCTGGCCAAGGGGCAGCTCATCCAACTAAAGGCCAACAGATATACCAGATCGTTCAAAATCAATCCTGATTATGTAAAGAGTCTACCAGTGATTAAAAAGAACAATCCGAAGAGCAAACGTTTGAGGAATAAAAAAAGAGCTGCCAAATCTAAGGCTTGGAAAAATGCCAAAAAATAA